A genome region from Labilibaculum antarcticum includes the following:
- a CDS encoding 1-acyl-sn-glycerol-3-phosphate acyltransferase — MTNQTKENTFDRIRCYNDSEAVDALKRMVEYDEFYPVFKHVFPNLDQSALTNLFLSVTGSYDFQKRVMNDAVKTVIKFSMDEFSCEGIKNLDKNEAYLYVANHRDIVMDAALLQHSLVTNDMNTTQITFGDNLMSSDFIIDFGKINKMFTVIRDADGREALRNSQELSAYMRYVIRSKKESVWIAQRPGRTKNGLDKTQEGLLRMFSMSGEGSYKDRLKDLNIVPLAISYEFEPCDYLKVYELCEKKRGKYIKKKGEDFNSVVEGIRVSKGRTKLVMGTSLSPFIDALPDDIDKKEILKVVAGEIDRQIYSNYQLWPTNYIAHDMLNDGQQYASEYTLKEKDRFVAHMTSCAAKLDLDADEFKTAFLSLYANPIKQ; from the coding sequence ATGACAAATCAGACCAAGGAAAATACTTTTGATAGAATTAGATGCTATAACGATTCGGAAGCCGTTGATGCTTTAAAAAGAATGGTTGAGTACGATGAGTTTTATCCGGTTTTTAAGCATGTATTTCCTAATCTTGATCAGTCTGCACTTACCAATTTATTCTTATCAGTTACAGGTTCATACGATTTTCAAAAGAGAGTCATGAATGATGCTGTAAAAACAGTAATCAAATTCAGTATGGATGAATTCTCTTGCGAGGGAATCAAAAATCTGGATAAAAATGAAGCTTATTTATATGTGGCCAATCATCGCGATATTGTGATGGATGCGGCATTATTACAGCATAGCTTGGTCACCAATGATATGAATACAACTCAAATAACCTTTGGGGATAACTTGATGTCTTCAGATTTCATCATCGATTTTGGGAAGATAAACAAGATGTTTACCGTAATTCGCGATGCGGATGGGAGAGAGGCTTTGCGAAATTCTCAAGAGCTATCGGCATACATGCGCTACGTAATTCGAAGTAAAAAGGAATCGGTGTGGATTGCACAGCGACCCGGACGTACCAAGAATGGATTGGATAAAACCCAGGAAGGTTTACTGAGAATGTTTAGCATGAGCGGCGAGGGGAGTTATAAAGATCGTTTAAAAGACCTGAACATTGTTCCCTTAGCAATTTCGTATGAGTTTGAACCTTGCGATTATTTAAAGGTTTATGAGCTTTGTGAAAAGAAAAGAGGAAAGTATATCAAGAAAAAGGGTGAAGATTTTAATAGTGTTGTTGAAGGAATCAGAGTATCTAAAGGCCGCACAAAACTGGTAATGGGTACATCTTTATCTCCCTTTATAGATGCATTGCCTGATGATATTGATAAAAAAGAAATTCTAAAAGTAGTTGCTGGTGAAATCGACAGACAGATTTATAGCAACTATCAGCTTTGGCCTACTAATTATATAGCTCACGACATGTTGAACGATGGCCAGCAATATGCTTCGGAGTACACGCTTAAAGAGAAAGACCGCTTTGTTGCGCATATGACGAGTTGTGCCGCCAAGCTTGATTTGGATGCCGACGAATTCAAAACAGCTTTTCTCAGTCTATATGCCAATCCGATTAAGCAATAA
- a CDS encoding phenylacetate--CoA ligase family protein, translated as MFIPEIEKASQEEIVNYQEGRLPELFDYLTENSPFYSRFFKENNIKTESIKTMADFATIPVTTKEMLQEHNMDFLCVDKGKVIDYITTSGTLGDPVTFTMTDLDLDRLAYNEYISFLCAGGSSADIYQLMVTMDRRFMAGMAYFLGIRKMGAGVVRVGPGNPELQFDSIQRIQPTSIVTVPSFLIKLIEFAETNNIDLNKTSIKKAICIGEAIRNNDFSLNKLGARIKEKWDIELYSTYASTEMGTAFTECEYGKGGHHHPEMIIVEFLDENDQPVKEGEAGEVTITNLGVEGMPLLRFKTGDICHHYTDACECGRTSMRLGPVIGRKKQMIKFKGTTLYPPALYDILNDIKLVENYVVEVSTNSIGTDNILLKLGVESPSKELEKLIKDHFRAKIRVAPFVEFLDIIEIQKMQFPNLSRKPITFIDKR; from the coding sequence ATGTTTATACCCGAAATAGAAAAAGCCAGTCAGGAAGAGATCGTGAACTATCAGGAAGGTCGTTTGCCTGAACTGTTTGATTACTTAACTGAAAACTCTCCTTTTTATTCCAGATTTTTTAAAGAGAATAATATTAAAACGGAGAGCATAAAAACCATGGCTGATTTCGCCACAATTCCTGTGACTACAAAGGAGATGTTGCAGGAACACAATATGGATTTTTTATGTGTAGACAAAGGCAAGGTGATTGATTACATTACAACATCAGGTACTTTAGGCGATCCGGTTACATTTACCATGACCGATTTGGATTTGGATCGATTGGCTTATAACGAATACATATCCTTTTTATGTGCGGGAGGATCTTCGGCTGATATCTATCAGTTGATGGTGACCATGGACAGACGATTTATGGCCGGAATGGCTTACTTTTTGGGCATTCGGAAAATGGGAGCGGGTGTTGTTCGTGTCGGCCCAGGAAATCCTGAACTGCAATTTGACAGCATTCAGCGCATTCAACCCACAAGTATTGTAACCGTACCCTCATTTTTGATTAAGCTGATCGAATTTGCCGAAACAAACAATATCGATCTCAATAAAACGTCGATCAAAAAAGCCATTTGTATTGGTGAAGCCATCCGTAATAACGATTTCTCATTAAACAAACTGGGCGCACGAATAAAAGAGAAGTGGGATATTGAATTGTATTCTACTTACGCTTCAACCGAAATGGGAACGGCTTTTACCGAGTGTGAGTATGGAAAAGGAGGACATCATCATCCCGAAATGATCATTGTTGAGTTTTTAGATGAGAATGATCAGCCTGTTAAAGAAGGGGAAGCCGGAGAGGTGACCATCACGAATTTGGGTGTTGAAGGAATGCCGCTGCTTCGCTTTAAAACAGGAGATATTTGTCATCATTACACCGATGCATGTGAATGCGGAAGAACAAGCATGCGTTTGGGGCCGGTAATCGGTAGAAAAAAACAGATGATCAAATTTAAAGGAACCACCCTTTACCCGCCAGCCCTATACGATATATTGAATGATATTAAGCTGGTGGAAAATTATGTGGTAGAAGTTTCGACAAATAGTATTGGAACCGATAATATTTTGCTGAAATTAGGCGTCGAATCTCCATCGAAAGAGCTTGAAAAATTAATTAAAGATCATTTTAGAGCCAAGATACGAGTAGCTCCCTTTGTGGAGTTTTTAGATATTATTGAAATTCAAAAAATGCAATTCCCGAATTTGAGTCGAAAACCAATCACATTTATCGATAAGCGATAG